The Chitinophaga parva genome has a window encoding:
- a CDS encoding helix-turn-helix transcriptional regulator — protein sequence MESPSHLRHIGAMVKQAREYRGLSQEKLAENAALRRATIVDIELGKTNFEINTLVRIASALNFYLDVNLTPAD from the coding sequence ATGGAATCACCATCACACCTGCGCCACATAGGCGCCATGGTTAAGCAAGCGAGGGAATATCGTGGATTATCCCAGGAGAAATTGGCAGAGAACGCCGCGCTCCGTAGGGCCACCATCGTAGATATTGAATTGGGCAAAACGAATTTTGAAATCAATACTCTGGTCAGAATTGCGTCAGCGCTTAACTTTTATCTGGACGTTAATTTAACGCCAGCCGATTAA
- a CDS encoding DUF1330 domain-containing protein, producing the protein MPVYYVNSYDITDPAEYAHYGPPVLALLQKYGAEVLASDLDAIGVEGTPMKMHAIIRFPSEAAALQCYNDPEYQPLKEIRWRSTANGKMILVHGK; encoded by the coding sequence ATGCCTGTCTATTATGTAAACAGCTACGATATTACAGATCCCGCTGAATACGCCCATTATGGGCCGCCGGTATTGGCTTTGCTGCAAAAGTACGGCGCGGAGGTACTCGCATCAGACCTGGATGCGATAGGGGTGGAGGGCACACCCATGAAGATGCATGCGATCATCCGCTTTCCGTCGGAAGCCGCTGCACTACAGTGTTATAATGATCCGGAATACCAGCCGCTAAAGGAGATCCGCTGGCGTTCCACGGCAAATGGTAAGATGATATTGGTACATGGAAAATGA
- a CDS encoding helix-turn-helix transcriptional regulator: MEAEIKTIYQSPICTVQNFLCQCKECTTSGVEQTGHFSMAYIRKGSFGFKVYRNELEAYSGLFLICKPGFDHRVRHIHDVPDQCTIFSFAANSVATLTQHGSTLDWFFRDPDIHAILVKATPEMELMHQLIFNELHKPRQQHLWLEQMMTELFLKIISAEDERRLFPSLSNKQKIHYLPAIETIKTFMYDNYATNVKLSELAAMAHMSPFHFSRLFKKMTTAAPYEYLTHIRLKQAQLQLMYSRNTVTDIAFSTGFNSLEHFSASYKKHYGKSPLATRS, encoded by the coding sequence ATGGAAGCGGAGATCAAAACCATCTACCAATCACCAATCTGCACAGTACAAAACTTCCTGTGCCAGTGTAAAGAATGTACCACCTCCGGGGTGGAACAAACAGGACACTTCTCCATGGCCTACATTCGCAAGGGCAGCTTCGGCTTTAAAGTCTACAGAAACGAACTGGAGGCCTACAGCGGTCTCTTTCTTATTTGTAAACCGGGATTCGACCACCGCGTACGGCATATCCATGACGTCCCCGATCAATGCACCATCTTCTCATTTGCAGCAAACAGCGTGGCCACATTAACACAACACGGGTCTACGCTGGATTGGTTCTTCCGGGACCCCGACATACACGCTATCCTCGTCAAAGCCACGCCGGAAATGGAGCTCATGCACCAGTTGATTTTTAACGAACTGCACAAGCCGCGCCAGCAGCACCTGTGGCTGGAACAAATGATGACAGAATTATTCTTAAAGATTATCTCCGCAGAAGATGAACGGCGGCTCTTCCCCAGCTTAAGTAACAAACAGAAAATTCATTACCTGCCAGCTATTGAAACCATCAAAACATTTATGTACGACAATTACGCTACAAACGTAAAGTTGTCAGAACTGGCTGCTATGGCGCATATGAGCCCTTTTCATTTCAGCCGCTTATTTAAGAAAATGACCACGGCGGCTCCTTATGAATATTTAACCCATATCCGTTTAAAACAAGCGCAGTTACAATTGATGTACTCCCGAAACACGGTCACAGACATTGCTTTTTCTACCGGCTTTAATAGTCTTGAACACTTTTCTGCATCTTACAAAAAGCACTATGGAAAGTCACCCCTGGCAACACGCTCCTGA
- a CDS encoding glycoside hydrolase family 25 protein: MKIIDVSSNQGVIDWPAVAQDGVTDVIIRLSLGYADVDKAASKNSQEAAKAGIRVSYYHFAYPDRRTGTAEGDAKQEAQYFAGMAHGGAYPPPRWLAVDLEPWGNQKDTPLNRQEFLFWVKTFIQEVTALTGVVPFIYSYAPYLNAKLPADHGLGLVPLWVANYGKVATPPLPLGWDRYFMWQYSSDGAVEGISTAVDLNKLARE; encoded by the coding sequence ATGAAAATAATTGACGTGTCCTCTAACCAGGGAGTGATCGACTGGCCTGCAGTGGCCCAGGATGGTGTTACGGATGTGATTATTCGCCTTTCGCTGGGTTACGCTGATGTAGACAAGGCTGCCTCCAAAAATTCCCAGGAAGCGGCTAAAGCGGGGATCCGGGTGAGTTACTATCACTTTGCCTATCCCGACCGGCGTACCGGTACCGCAGAAGGTGATGCCAAACAGGAGGCACAGTACTTCGCAGGCATGGCGCACGGCGGGGCATATCCCCCCCCTCGGTGGCTGGCCGTTGACCTGGAGCCTTGGGGCAACCAGAAGGACACGCCGCTGAACCGGCAGGAGTTCCTTTTCTGGGTGAAAACATTCATCCAGGAGGTGACAGCGCTCACCGGCGTGGTGCCTTTCATTTACTCTTACGCGCCCTACCTGAATGCAAAGTTGCCAGCGGATCACGGTCTGGGTCTGGTCCCTCTATGGGTAGCCAATTACGGCAAGGTTGCCACGCCGCCTCTACCGCTTGGGTGGGACAGGTATTTCATGTGGCAGTACTCCAGCGATGGGGCTGTGGAGGGCATCAGTACTGCTGTTGACCTTAATAAGTTGGCGAGAGAATAA
- a CDS encoding carboxylesterase family protein, protein MSNLKIYIGSAWVDIIDRSGKVFNGSAWVPVKPGDHVRGSTSWVPITSGISLPQRFFGTGGPNDNMYDVASGQRQYTLLPGGDDGTELLPLWIFLHGVDQGGTDINKVLEDGLPLVISSTGQLMKCRGAAPQLPSGSWSERLDLIDSCISYMVANYNVDQNRIYLCGLSDGAAGVIAKIIQQPTRFAAYAISSPPANGMAANASLIKDIPGIIIQGLQDQRVGVGNVAAAVDALAAANGRIAPLTQFHYDGDHSYLEWNQHLFNFTTAANFLGLNVEDWMLLHSLGRVQEAGNYVTHAENTQDYLHYLAADRLTGMLAASSDKTALEARLATLKSAQQYGNQRIILAFGTSANPATGNYTRISATDTGTTFTNLVDSDGNATAISFVCQYTQWAADLPGAGPGSYHGLPGGVFLQSRRVYASNTWNFTGLPAGATCRVDIFPYYKTESGTAHYGVTGTIGGVTKNSVDDVYNVLNYLTWDGVAADGSGVLSMALNAQYPASSNDGGLCAIMLTINS, encoded by the coding sequence ATGAGCAATCTAAAGATATATATAGGCAGCGCCTGGGTGGATATTATTGATCGTTCCGGGAAGGTATTCAACGGGTCTGCGTGGGTTCCAGTGAAACCAGGTGATCACGTGCGCGGGTCCACCAGTTGGGTACCAATCACCTCCGGGATTTCACTTCCACAGCGCTTCTTTGGCACGGGCGGCCCGAACGACAATATGTACGATGTGGCCAGCGGGCAACGACAGTATACCCTACTTCCAGGCGGTGACGATGGCACAGAGTTGCTGCCCCTTTGGATATTTCTCCACGGGGTTGACCAGGGAGGTACGGATATCAATAAGGTACTGGAAGATGGGTTGCCATTGGTCATTTCATCGACTGGGCAGTTAATGAAATGCCGCGGTGCTGCTCCGCAGCTTCCCTCTGGCTCGTGGTCAGAACGGCTGGATCTCATTGATAGTTGCATATCCTACATGGTAGCCAACTACAATGTAGACCAGAACCGAATATATCTGTGCGGGCTTTCTGACGGCGCCGCAGGAGTGATTGCAAAGATCATTCAGCAGCCCACCCGGTTTGCCGCCTATGCAATCAGTTCTCCGCCGGCTAACGGCATGGCCGCTAACGCTTCACTGATCAAGGATATACCTGGCATTATCATTCAGGGGTTGCAGGACCAACGTGTTGGTGTGGGGAACGTTGCTGCTGCTGTGGATGCCCTGGCCGCCGCAAATGGCCGCATCGCGCCGTTAACGCAGTTTCATTATGACGGAGATCACAGCTACCTGGAATGGAATCAGCACCTATTCAATTTCACCACTGCGGCCAACTTTCTGGGACTAAACGTAGAGGACTGGATGCTGCTGCATAGCTTGGGCCGTGTGCAGGAAGCTGGTAACTACGTTACCCACGCTGAGAACACTCAGGACTATCTGCATTACCTGGCGGCGGACCGGCTCACCGGCATGCTAGCGGCCAGCAGCGACAAAACAGCGCTGGAAGCGAGGCTTGCCACCTTAAAGTCGGCCCAGCAATATGGGAATCAACGTATTATACTGGCGTTTGGCACAAGCGCCAACCCAGCCACTGGAAATTACACCAGGATCAGTGCCACTGATACCGGCACTACTTTCACCAACCTGGTGGATTCAGATGGTAATGCCACTGCTATTTCTTTCGTATGCCAGTATACGCAATGGGCAGCAGATCTCCCCGGCGCAGGGCCTGGCAGTTACCATGGCCTACCTGGTGGCGTGTTCTTGCAATCCCGCAGGGTATATGCTTCCAATACCTGGAATTTCACCGGCCTGCCGGCGGGAGCCACCTGCAGGGTGGATATTTTCCCCTACTACAAAACAGAGAGCGGCACAGCCCATTACGGCGTTACCGGCACCATTGGTGGCGTAACGAAGAACTCAGTGGATGACGTGTACAACGTCCTGAATTATCTCACCTGGGATGGCGTGGCCGCTGATGGATCTGGCGTTCTCTCCATGGCTCTCAACGCGCAGTACCCGGCCAGCAGCAACGATGGCGGCCTGTGTGCAATTATGCTTACAATCAACTCTTAA
- a CDS encoding carboxylesterase family protein: MKTLKVLLLLTLMAGAASAQMVTSQAPSTQWPLPAFPDNTVVFTPKEYKDSVKKYYPVIIYFHGTGEAGTDVNRLTSNYLLGRIKAGWEPQATNPVTGKLEKFIVIAVQDAANWSPYPAAMRYAWNYIMSTQKLRIDTNRIYTTGLSSGGQTSLMYACWDESFAGKIAAVVSLSPAAIEAQAGQNLGLFAKYNTPVWFISGDQDGFTDNAKKYTTAINNAGGQALTTVYSGGHGGWDAMYNGTTTRQVNGKALNVYEWMLLNSRGPAPVAPVDTTTTPPTVTKKLLLTIKVYSDGTTENIPAAQ, from the coding sequence ATGAAGACACTCAAAGTATTACTGCTGCTTACTCTTATGGCCGGCGCAGCATCGGCACAAATGGTTACCTCTCAGGCCCCATCCACTCAATGGCCCCTGCCGGCATTCCCGGATAATACCGTGGTGTTCACACCTAAGGAGTACAAGGACAGCGTGAAGAAGTACTACCCGGTAATTATCTACTTCCATGGCACCGGGGAAGCCGGCACGGACGTGAACCGCCTGACCAGCAATTACCTCCTGGGCAGGATCAAAGCCGGCTGGGAGCCGCAAGCTACGAACCCGGTCACCGGCAAGCTGGAGAAATTCATCGTGATTGCTGTGCAGGATGCCGCCAACTGGTCGCCCTATCCGGCAGCCATGCGCTATGCCTGGAACTACATTATGAGCACGCAGAAGCTGCGTATTGACACTAACAGGATCTATACCACGGGTCTTTCATCCGGCGGCCAGACCTCGCTGATGTACGCCTGCTGGGACGAATCATTTGCCGGCAAGATAGCTGCCGTGGTGAGCCTATCTCCGGCAGCCATTGAAGCGCAGGCCGGCCAAAACCTGGGCCTCTTCGCGAAGTACAACACACCGGTATGGTTTATCTCTGGTGACCAGGATGGTTTCACGGATAACGCCAAGAAGTACACCACAGCCATCAACAATGCCGGCGGCCAGGCGCTCACCACCGTGTACAGCGGCGGCCACGGCGGCTGGGATGCGATGTATAACGGTACCACCACACGCCAGGTGAATGGCAAGGCGCTGAATGTCTACGAATGGATGCTGTTGAACAGCCGCGGGCCGGCGCCGGTTGCTCCGGTCGATACTACTACTACGCCGCCGACTGTCACGAAGAAGCTCCTCCTCACAATCAAAGTGTACTCCGATGGGACAACTGAGAATATTCCTGCTGCTCAGTAG
- a CDS encoding SGNH/GDSL hydrolase family protein, protein MEVTYGKGDILKVNGQLMLPLLDDVVTAPSDDNAVGVYEGLLYLWDADTSTWKPAGDKTPDYVNAITRAEINAWNSKLSPYSSPAYYFQTYLYTLSSEQPAAVTKDMTVTIYGDEGSTSIAVSGANVASFAGGPYPVVIYDGTTYQTYYLLALNTTGDAILSTPLRTTVVNGAMKSMFDGVNSQHLTDYGYRALADALFSMKAFSALKNNSALVRPEINPATIPFTLTAGTQTAGFVPGTPDLAAQATIIANTQNAAQLGSHAFGIIQGGVGRGITWTVPLGAKSGYFETYVGMIKKAYNAGASFTTGDAVIQVTVDGVLVYNETLSGIIEAAPSSSLSDQANYPGKMIRVPFANANSLTFSYTTGTNNPTALAVNRTGIYITATDPEQPVFSNTDVIAFFGNSWTQYQDGHQDWSTRFKTLFGNAGGDTSKVFNWGRSGMTSVWGKYWLDSLVTAALIKPTVIVLEFFTNDNNSIPYVGDPSHTEWNFSSTDPYATGTDVDGKTSAAGWLSNIIWMVNYCLQRGIQPVIAMPAHTASLAQTQTCFDNLLSLIATDHYYDVKAFSGDTAQVDTFTARVITGTESVTTPQVNVSGKIVGGTPTVGGSAIIETQETNSGTAKGVIFRPDSFRQFTGSAGHILTAQNGTGTAYTDVWWVDNAANTHMRGLWLTEGIRGGIKSKNAAFTFDETYFAVYCNIGTNTSLPLGKASDYPGKMYYIKNVGTGNFSLFITPNGSDTINGKPTICIPSYGDCVAIMSDGVSNWIVLSITTRPYEMVIPAGEDGTQTHASDALQGTFWLERRGAGSLRSSEWAQSAGGGFTLTTSGDVLHAGEVFFAHFY, encoded by the coding sequence ATGGAAGTTACCTACGGTAAGGGGGATATTTTAAAAGTGAATGGACAGTTGATGCTGCCATTGTTGGACGATGTTGTAACGGCACCATCTGACGATAACGCCGTTGGCGTATATGAGGGATTGCTTTATCTATGGGATGCCGACACCAGCACGTGGAAGCCAGCTGGCGATAAAACACCAGATTATGTGAACGCAATCACACGGGCCGAGATCAATGCATGGAACAGCAAACTTTCTCCATACAGCAGTCCTGCATACTATTTCCAGACTTACCTATATACACTGAGTAGCGAACAGCCGGCAGCCGTTACCAAAGATATGACAGTTACCATCTATGGTGATGAGGGCAGCACATCCATAGCTGTATCTGGGGCGAATGTTGCAAGTTTTGCCGGTGGTCCTTATCCGGTTGTTATTTATGACGGCACTACATACCAGACATATTACTTATTGGCGCTGAATACCACGGGGGATGCGATCTTGTCTACCCCGCTTAGAACTACTGTGGTCAATGGCGCCATGAAATCAATGTTTGACGGTGTGAATAGCCAGCACTTGACCGATTACGGTTATCGCGCACTGGCAGATGCGCTATTTTCAATGAAGGCATTTAGTGCCTTGAAAAATAATTCCGCCCTGGTGCGGCCTGAAATTAACCCGGCAACTATTCCATTTACATTGACTGCGGGCACGCAAACTGCCGGTTTCGTGCCGGGAACACCTGATCTTGCCGCTCAGGCTACCATAATTGCCAACACGCAGAATGCTGCGCAGTTGGGATCTCATGCGTTTGGAATTATACAAGGTGGTGTTGGCAGGGGTATTACCTGGACAGTTCCTTTAGGCGCCAAATCCGGATACTTCGAGACGTATGTTGGCATGATAAAGAAGGCGTATAACGCTGGCGCCTCATTTACCACAGGAGATGCCGTTATCCAGGTTACCGTAGATGGTGTGCTGGTGTATAACGAGACCTTATCAGGTATTATTGAGGCGGCTCCCAGCTCTTCTTTATCGGATCAGGCAAATTATCCAGGAAAGATGATCAGGGTCCCTTTTGCGAATGCCAACTCTCTCACCTTCTCTTATACCACAGGAACAAATAATCCTACCGCGTTGGCTGTAAACCGCACTGGCATTTATATCACGGCGACAGATCCTGAGCAGCCAGTATTTTCAAATACTGATGTTATTGCCTTTTTCGGAAATTCCTGGACGCAATATCAGGACGGACACCAAGATTGGTCCACCCGTTTTAAAACTCTTTTTGGAAATGCCGGTGGGGATACCAGTAAAGTATTCAATTGGGGCCGCTCTGGAATGACTAGCGTGTGGGGTAAATACTGGTTGGATTCCCTGGTAACCGCCGCGTTGATTAAACCTACTGTCATTGTCCTGGAGTTCTTTACCAACGATAACAACTCCATACCATACGTAGGCGATCCGAGCCACACCGAATGGAATTTCAGCAGTACTGATCCTTATGCCACTGGTACTGATGTAGATGGCAAAACCTCAGCTGCGGGGTGGCTATCCAACATCATATGGATGGTCAACTACTGCTTACAGCGTGGTATTCAACCAGTAATTGCCATGCCGGCACATACGGCTAGCCTTGCGCAGACCCAAACCTGTTTTGATAATCTCCTATCACTGATCGCTACCGACCATTACTACGACGTAAAAGCCTTTTCCGGTGATACCGCCCAGGTGGATACATTCACGGCACGTGTTATCACAGGTACGGAAAGCGTGACCACGCCGCAGGTAAATGTATCCGGCAAGATTGTAGGGGGCACTCCTACCGTGGGAGGCTCTGCCATCATTGAGACCCAGGAAACAAATAGCGGTACCGCAAAAGGTGTGATATTTCGTCCGGATAGTTTCCGACAGTTTACAGGATCAGCAGGGCACATATTAACCGCACAGAATGGCACTGGCACTGCCTACACTGATGTGTGGTGGGTTGATAATGCCGCAAATACCCATATGCGCGGTCTTTGGTTGACTGAGGGCATTCGTGGCGGCATCAAGTCAAAAAATGCAGCTTTTACGTTTGACGAAACGTATTTCGCGGTTTACTGCAACATCGGAACCAATACCAGTCTTCCACTTGGTAAAGCATCTGACTACCCAGGCAAGATGTATTATATCAAAAATGTTGGCACAGGTAACTTCTCATTGTTTATTACACCAAATGGGAGTGATACAATAAACGGAAAGCCAACTATCTGCATTCCCAGCTATGGGGATTGTGTTGCCATCATGAGTGATGGAGTAAGCAACTGGATTGTACTCTCTATTACTACTCGGCCGTACGAAATGGTGATACCTGCGGGCGAAGATGGGACGCAAACGCACGCCAGCGACGCCCTGCAGGGAACATTCTGGTTAGAGCGGCGAGGTGCGGGGTCGTTGCGTAGCTCTGAATGGGCACAGTCTGCTGGTGGCGGATTTACTTTAACCACTTCCGGCGATGTACTGCATGCCGGTGAAGTGTTCTTTGCTCACTTTTACTAA
- a CDS encoding AraC family transcriptional regulator, producing MLPAHFSQHNQLPIRIVSPDFGHLSPEATTGKGTAHRLPYYFFLFVIEGKSRHSVDLETFDLGANELLFCLPHQILRYPVAAHGNDYYKLGFDEECLSRLPISYPFLLNPLNQQRIIFTPATALRVQTIFKLLKHLLSSADAAPELILAHLNSLLTEINTAYFAAEEKPADERLTKFIGFKIFVENNLTDHPSIKDIAEALAVSTDSLYQIVKHYSGLSPKVFMTNRLILEARRRLYHGERLSVKELAFDLGFSDPDYFSRLFKKVTGKTVAAFFTDLS from the coding sequence ATGCTACCCGCACATTTCAGTCAGCATAACCAACTTCCCATACGGATCGTTTCCCCGGATTTCGGGCATTTGTCCCCGGAAGCCACCACCGGGAAAGGAACTGCACACCGGTTGCCGTACTACTTTTTCCTTTTTGTAATTGAGGGGAAAAGCCGGCACAGCGTTGACCTGGAGACTTTCGATCTGGGGGCAAATGAATTGCTTTTCTGTTTACCCCACCAGATCCTGCGCTACCCGGTGGCGGCACATGGTAATGATTACTATAAACTGGGTTTTGACGAAGAATGCCTTTCGCGTTTGCCAATATCTTATCCCTTTCTTCTTAATCCCCTGAACCAACAGCGGATCATCTTTACGCCTGCCACTGCCCTGCGTGTGCAAACAATCTTTAAACTGCTAAAGCACTTATTAAGCAGCGCGGATGCCGCGCCCGAACTGATCCTGGCTCATTTAAACAGCCTGCTTACCGAAATCAACACTGCCTATTTTGCAGCGGAAGAAAAGCCGGCAGATGAGCGACTCACCAAGTTTATTGGTTTCAAAATATTTGTAGAAAATAACCTTACTGATCACCCCAGCATTAAAGATATTGCAGAGGCGCTTGCAGTAAGTACAGACAGCTTATACCAGATTGTAAAGCATTATTCAGGGCTTTCTCCAAAAGTATTTATGACGAACCGGCTGATACTGGAAGCCAGGCGCAGGTTGTATCATGGAGAACGGCTGTCTGTAAAGGAGCTTGCATTTGACCTTGGCTTTAGCGACCCCGATTATTTCTCCCGCCTGTTTAAAAAGGTGACTGGTAAAACGGTCGCGGCCTTCTTTACGGATTTGTCCTGA
- a CDS encoding DinB family protein, translated as MKNALLPTLENARKYTLEVAEAMPAEQYHFKPANGIWSFAELLHHIGYGIFWWEENFMRQQEGEWAPPAATTTKKATIAYLKQAFDHLENSPGENEQGFHATIDHITHHRGQATIYLRCQGIEPPTYIY; from the coding sequence ATGAAAAATGCACTATTGCCTACCCTGGAAAATGCCAGGAAGTATACGCTGGAAGTGGCCGAGGCCATGCCTGCGGAACAGTATCACTTTAAGCCTGCCAATGGCATCTGGTCCTTTGCGGAGTTACTGCACCACATTGGTTACGGCATCTTTTGGTGGGAGGAAAATTTTATGCGACAACAGGAAGGGGAGTGGGCCCCGCCCGCGGCCACTACTACCAAAAAGGCCACCATCGCTTACCTGAAACAAGCTTTTGATCACCTGGAAAACAGCCCGGGTGAAAATGAGCAAGGCTTTCATGCCACTATAGACCACATCACGCATCACCGCGGCCAGGCTACTATCTACCTGCGTTGCCAGGGTATTGAACCACCTACTTATATTTATTGA
- a CDS encoding NAD-dependent epimerase/dehydratase family protein yields MVTGVTGLVGARLLPRLVEAGFDCLALVRGNKEVPEGVTAVQGDLLDPSSLTGVMDKVVAIIHLAAVFRTQDTDLIWKSNLDGTRNLIAAVKEQAPGARFIMASTAHVYNGNNPHPGREDDLVSPEHAYPASKVAAEQALRGSGLNWSILRFPFVYGDGDGHLQMLPKHTAGWHPAMKISTIHHKDIAVAVRIAIAGAMDGRIVNITDEAPMSVYELMQITGERMASSAEPLVNPWHLHVDGSLARRLGFRVAVRTVYQAAQEGLL; encoded by the coding sequence TTGGTGACCGGCGTAACGGGCCTCGTAGGGGCACGATTGCTGCCACGCCTGGTGGAAGCGGGCTTTGATTGCCTGGCGCTAGTACGCGGCAATAAAGAAGTGCCGGAGGGGGTAACAGCTGTACAGGGCGACCTGCTTGATCCCTCATCGCTTACTGGTGTGATGGACAAAGTAGTGGCTATCATTCACCTGGCGGCCGTATTCCGTACCCAGGATACAGACCTTATCTGGAAAAGTAACCTGGACGGTACACGCAATTTGATCGCAGCCGTAAAGGAGCAGGCACCTGGTGCCCGTTTTATTATGGCAAGCACTGCACATGTTTACAATGGCAACAATCCGCATCCCGGGCGTGAGGATGATCTGGTTTCCCCTGAACATGCTTACCCGGCCAGTAAAGTGGCTGCAGAACAGGCGCTGCGCGGCAGCGGGCTTAATTGGTCCATATTGCGGTTCCCATTTGTTTATGGGGATGGGGACGGCCACCTGCAAATGCTTCCAAAGCATACCGCGGGATGGCATCCTGCTATGAAGATCAGTACCATCCATCATAAGGATATTGCTGTTGCCGTGCGGATAGCTATTGCTGGCGCAATGGACGGCCGCATTGTAAATATTACAGATGAGGCGCCAATGTCGGTTTACGAATTAATGCAAATTACAGGTGAAAGAATGGCCTCATCTGCTGAACCACTTGTAAATCCCTGGCACCTGCATGTTGATGGTTCGCTGGCACGGCGCCTGGGTTTCAGGGTCGCAGTCAGGACTGTTTACCAGGCCGCACAAGAAGGTTTGTTATAA
- a CDS encoding MFS transporter yields MKYLTRTVWILSFISLLTDVASEMLYPIMPIYLKSIGFSVLLIGILEGVAEATAGLSKGYFGKLSDYSGKRVPFVQLGYALSAFSKPIMAAFVYPAWIFLARTIDRLGKGIRTGARDALLSDEATPATKGRVFGFHRSMDTLGAVTGPALALLYLYFHPGQYRALFLVAFVPGLLAIGISFYLRDRKTGPKEKKAPVAFFSFLHYWKDSPVIYRKLVAGLLLFTLCNSSDVFLLLRVKQAGLNDTATIGVYIFYNLVYALSAFPLGILADRLGLKKIFALGLLLFALVYAGMTITAGLYWYGFLFFLYGLYAAATEGISKAWISNITDKTDTATAIGTYTGFQSICTMLASFVTGWIWFRLGAGIAFSVTATIAAIVLLYFLLVVPKPLTGDAKGISD; encoded by the coding sequence ATGAAATATTTAACGCGTACGGTCTGGATATTATCATTTATCAGCCTGCTGACCGATGTTGCCAGCGAAATGCTCTATCCGATCATGCCCATTTATTTAAAAAGCATTGGGTTTTCTGTGCTGCTGATTGGCATATTGGAAGGCGTGGCGGAAGCTACAGCGGGTTTAAGCAAAGGATATTTTGGAAAATTGTCCGACTATTCCGGTAAGCGTGTGCCATTTGTACAATTAGGCTACGCATTAAGCGCCTTTTCTAAACCTATAATGGCAGCCTTTGTTTACCCCGCCTGGATCTTTCTGGCCCGCACCATTGACCGGTTAGGAAAGGGCATCCGCACCGGGGCCAGGGATGCGCTGCTTTCCGATGAAGCTACCCCGGCCACCAAAGGCAGGGTGTTCGGATTTCATCGTTCAATGGATACATTAGGCGCTGTGACCGGGCCTGCCCTCGCGCTATTGTATCTTTATTTTCACCCGGGCCAGTACCGGGCATTGTTCCTGGTGGCGTTTGTACCGGGGCTGCTGGCTATTGGCATATCTTTTTACCTCAGGGACAGGAAAACGGGGCCCAAAGAAAAAAAAGCGCCGGTTGCTTTCTTCTCATTCCTGCATTACTGGAAAGACAGCCCGGTCATTTACCGGAAGCTGGTAGCAGGTCTGCTATTATTCACGTTGTGTAACAGCTCTGATGTATTCCTGCTGCTTAGAGTAAAACAGGCAGGGTTGAATGATACTGCTACAATTGGGGTGTATATTTTTTACAACCTGGTGTATGCGTTAAGCGCCTTTCCATTGGGCATATTGGCTGACCGGTTAGGGCTTAAGAAAATATTTGCATTAGGGCTATTGCTCTTCGCCCTGGTTTATGCAGGAATGACCATCACGGCGGGGCTGTATTGGTACGGCTTCCTGTTCTTTCTTTACGGGCTTTATGCTGCGGCAACGGAGGGGATTTCCAAGGCCTGGATAAGCAATATTACAGACAAAACCGATACCGCTACAGCCATCGGCACCTATACAGGGTTTCAGAGTATCTGTACCATGCTGGCAAGCTTTGTTACAGGATGGATATGGTTTAGGCTCGGAGCAGGTATTGCATTTTCAGTTACAGCAACGATCGCAGCTATTGTGCTGCTATATTTTTTATTGGTGGTCCCGAAACCATTAACTGGAGATGCAAAGGGCATTAGCGACTAA